The genomic stretch TGAGATTTCAGTCAATAATGTGCCGCATAATTACTATGTTTTGTTCCTTAGAGTTAGTTAAGGATCTCAGCCTAATTTTTCGCAGTCTATTGTTTCTGTACAgttttttttcatttcttgtcCCAAACAGGGAATTTTGTGCAACTTCCCAAAACGGGAATATGGCTTGTCCcacttcaagaacaatatGTTCCGTTTGAGAAAGGAGACTCCAAATAGACCACCAATGCTTTGTAAGTTTAGGCATCTATATGCCAACCTATTTAGGAAATTTTGGCTAAAAGTTTCAAAGTTCAACCTACCTATTGCTGAAGTTGTGGTATATAAGCCCTGCTCATGTGACTAACACACAATTTATCCACTATGGGCTGCAACTTAAGGCTTGTGTAAGCTTTGGTTCGTTGGTTTTCACATTCAGTACTTGTCATTGAATGTACATTACCTATTACAGAGAATTGATCGATATTTGTTGCTGCAAAGTGGGCGCCTAGGCAATTTCAACTCTATGCTTTTGCCGACTCTTCGGGCATAAACATACATACTGGGGTAAGAAGGTTCTACAATACAAGGAGTTTGAAGGATGGCTTTGATTTTTGTACACTTGCTTATGTACTTCTATGGTAGTACGTATAGGGGAAGTCTGAACCTTAACTCTGTGCCAAAGTTATTCGCCCTGAAGGCGTCGATTTTGGTGCGTACAGAATCCGTAGGCACTATACTTGAAGTAGTAAGTAGGCTTGCCTCGACATCGGctgattcttctacaagttcaGTTGGGTTGTGGCCGGTGGTTCCGTTCGCCTCGGTCCCATTACCTTCTTCGTTAACCTCTTCCAGCAATTCTGAGAACTGGTTCAAATTAAACTTGAACACTATGAAGTATTTTAGATCCATGAAACTGGAGCTCTGGAATTGCTGGGATAAATGTCTGGGTATATTTATCGATCCATTGATCAAAGTTCGCCTCTGTTCTGAATCTGGCAATATGGAATTTGCAAGGGAGGGCATAAATGTATTGTACTTGATGTTGCCTGAAACTCGGTAGGTATTCGTAAATGCTTCTGAGTTCTCTTTGCCCTGTGGAGCACTGGAGTGGTTTGTGTGGAAAATTTCATGAGCTTCCAAATGTGCAATGAACCCCACTACCTTTGTAGAGAGACTATGTTCTTCGGGGTTGATGtccaagatgaagtttATGTCTTCTCCTACATGATAATATGGACGCGATAAACTAATTTGGCAAAGCTGATTATTGTTCACTCTGAGCTGGAACTGAGTCTTCAAATGGCTCGGAAGCTGTGGAACATATTTCCCATCTACAGGTACATCATCCACCCAGGACTCTAACGAATGgatactcttctttctctcgTTCGTGGACATTTTTGGCATATTGTACAAATCcgatttgatcaattttGAAATGTCTTCGAAGAATGCCTCTCTGGTTTCAAGAGACTCTGAAACATTACCCACTACGGGTGGTTCTatggcttcttcttcctctatGACCTCTACTTGCCAATTCTTATCTATCTTACTTTTCGATTCGAAGTAGTCCCGTTGCATGTATCTCTCGTTCGAACCTATTCTCTCGCCCTTGATGCTAAGCGGAAAGTAAATGGAACGCGAATCCATACTGGATCCAGAACTTTGCAGAAGACTTACAATTAGAGAGTACTTGATGCTGACCAATCCCTGGTCACAAACTGGTCCGGTCAGCCTGGCATTGTATGTGGGAGGTAAGTCGGTCGATCTGGGGAACTTAATATGGAATGTCTTTGTCGACTTTGGTGGGATATGTAAGTCTGTGAAAAGAAGTGATTGCGAAGTAGAATAGAATGGTATGATGGAGTCTGACAACTCCTTGACAGGTATCTTGATCTCAGCAGTACCGTCAAGATCTGCATTTTGATTGAAATTGGGAGGTCCCCGAGAATTGAAAGGGTACAAAAGATCGTGGACGTAGTACAAAGCCTTTTCGTCTATCCAGTGATTAGAAGACTTTCCATGCTCTACAATTAAATCACTGACCCCACCCAATTTTCCACCAACAACTAGTGGATGAGCCAAATTTTCTTTTATATAGGGTACTTGGTCCAATTTCTCTGctttttcatcttcatacTGGCCGTCTTCTCCATCGGCATCTTTATAGTTGTAGATGTAATCCTTATTCTCCCACCAGTGGGCACTTTTGCCAGAATCAATGGCCGAAGTTGAACTATTAAGCCCAAACTTGTAATTAAGCACTACATAGCCAACCACCTGGATATATCCAAGAAATATAGTCAAGTCCTCATTCTCACTAGACGTCCTGTTAACTAACAATCGTGAGTCGGAACTATTTGAGTTTGTGCCAAAAAAGCCTCCAAACCAGCCAGAGTCGTTTGATTCAGTCTGACGCAATGATGACTCATCAGTTTCATTGACAGTAATGCCTCTTTCATCAACGTTGTGGAAACTGATTAAACATTCACATGTTGTTGACTCCTGGATAGTCTGATCGGGCTGCGAATCCTCAATAAACGTGAGAGAAACTGATAGTGACTCATTCACCTTCTTGACATACTCGGGTTTGACATACTCGTGGAACTTGTCGATGCTATGTCTCAACGAGCTGCTTGTCATGTTGTAGGGATGACAATCGCAAATAGCAGGGAACagtttttcaatattcaaaatATCTAATATATTACGTACTTTTTTCCGCACCAAGTTGCACACTCTCTAGTAAAAATCAATTATAGAAATAGTATATCCAAACTACACCATTAagtcaattcttttctagAAGAGAGTCCTCTATCAATGATGTGATTTTCTGTATATTGTATCTACAATAGTCATAATGTTCGCTATCTCTCTACAAGATCGCGAACAGCTAAATTTAATATGGTACAATTGAATAATTATGTCTTCTCTATTCTACTTGCTGTTCCTGGGGTTGTTGTGGGGCCTGAATGCCGTCCTGCTGAATATGGgctatttcttcttgagttACACTCTGACCAGCTTCTTCTCCTACACCACCTATCTGGTGAAAATCTAGAATCTCGCTGTACATCATCACTCTCCATGTGTCTACAGGCAAGTCAGCATCGTTGAAACTCCAGTCAAACTTGGTTTCACAAATAGGCTCATCGGTAGGATCATGGTAAGGTTCCATGTATGGATGAGTTAAAGCGGAAGCAGCACtaattctcttcttgggGTCAAAAATAAGCATCTTGGCTAACAAGTCAATAGCTTCTGGCTCTACATGGGTACATTGTGCGAATCTTTCATTGAACGGAATAGGATCTCTGTGGGGCAACGATTGTACGAATCTGAGGGTGTTTTCAGAACAAATGGTATCAATGACGTCTGGTGGAGGCGATCCCAATAATTCCGTGATGATAGAGAACTGGTGGACGTGGTCTTTGCCCGGAAACAATGGCTTTCCTTCGATCATCTCTGCCAAAATACAGCCCACAGACCATAAATCGACTTCGGTGTCGTACTTCTGCCACGTCAACATGATTTCCGGTGCACGGTAATATCTTGTAGACACATATCCGGTCATCTGAGGATCCTGGATTCTGGCCAAGCCAAAGTCACAGATCTTCAAGTCACAGTTTTCATTGATCAAGATGTTCGAAGGCTTCAAATCACGATGAATCACACCGGCCGAATGGATATACTTCAACCCCCGCAAGATCTGGTAGGTAAAGTATTGAATGAACTGCTTTTCCAACGGTCTCGACGTCAACAACCGGTGTAAGTCTGTTCCTTGTAACTCGTTGACGAAGTAGATGTCTTCAAGCGGCGATAAGAAGATGTCGTCCAACGTGATCAAGTTCTCGTGCTTCAAGtgtttcaacaacttcaactctctATAAGTTCTCTTGGCCAACACCGATGTCAGAAACGGCTtcatgatcttcttgacgGCGACGTTCTGGCCCGTCAACTTGTCCACTGCAGAACACACCAAACCAAATGCTCCCATGCCCACGGGGTTCAAGTCGGTGTATCTGTTGGTTATTTCAAAGACCGTGCCAAAGATTTGGGTTCTTGTGAATTCTCCGTCCGATGACATGTCGATATAATAGTATTAATAGTACAATAGTATAACTAGTTAGTATTATGTGGTAGTAGAAATATCAAGACTATTAATAGTAGCAGTACTATTTATTGATATTGAGTAATGGTAACAGTATTAGTAGTAGTAGCAATAGATTATCAAGACTATGTGCTTTGTTCCAGATCTATTTGAAATTGTCGTTTTCCAGCCACTTGGAACTGTTGTGAGACAATAGTCTGGAGGAGAAGAGATggagaatgaaaaattcgcCAATcaaaagtagaaaagaTCACACACGTCTTTTCGAGTGGTATTACGTTGCTATAACTGGTTTGCCTAAGAAAATGGATGATCTCAATCAAAACTGATGGTCTTCCCCTTTTTCGTTGGAAGCAACAGTGGGATTTATTGTGCTATTTTCAGGAATGACTGGATAAGGAGTTCCCCGGTGGAGGAATTGTGTGCAGGCAGTATTCCAAGCTCTCCACTGGCTAGTATTACTGATTTACGAATTACGATTTACGATACTGGGATGGGCCTGGAGCGACAGATGGTTATCGAACTAGCATGATTTCAATAGAATTGTTTTCTGAAGGAAACTAGAAACATTGGTTGTTCGAGGTATGTTTGAAAGGTGTTTTATCGTAAATTTGCTATGTAATAGTGTAAGTAGAACTTACTGAAACAATTTTCCACCCTGCAGTGTAGCCAAGGCAATACCAAAAGAAGTATTTGTTCGAAATACCATCTAGACGGTCTCTCGGGCCGATTATATTGTGAGCCTCTATGGTTTCTCAGAGATTGTAAGCTCTGTTCAGATGTGTGGAATTAGAAATTGCTTACAGATATGCGTGTACCGATTAGGAAATATTCCTGATAATATCGGTTTTGGAGTCGGTCTTATCAGATTAATAAAAAAGTAGGCTATGACTGTTGGCAGCGAATCTATGGGATCATTGGACCATGTGGCTAGTCAAAATGACGTACTCAGATGATATAAGGGAATTAGAGCGTTGCTGTTATGTTCTGCTCAAAGGGGTTTGTTATACAAATCAGCCTAGAGTAGTTAGGAGCAAATCTATTTATATAACAAATATTGCTTTACAGCATGTTTCCTCTTATTGGATGAAAAGAGACATTGAGGTATTTGGGTGTGTGAAGATTGCAACTATCTAAACTCTGGTATTTAGATCAATTCTAACTGTAAATATATATTGTAAAtgaaattcaacaaatttgtagaaaaagTTGACAAATATCCCTATTTCAGACCTCACACGGCTCCTTTCGAAAATACCATTTCCATGAAATCCTTATAATTTGCTCTTGAATTTCACACTTCTTTTGcttcatttccttcttaTTTTCGTCATAGGCTATAATCATGTTAAGATTTTAATTGAAACGAAGAGTTGTACAAAttattttttcacttttcgCAACCACCAGAGAATAACGCAAATATATAGCCGCGCCATAGAAGTCAAAATCAGACAACACCCGAATAACTCTGACGATTTTCCATCAAAAAGGAGCAAGTTTCTCCACATTTTCTTTTACAGAAAGCTGTGGAATGAACATACTTAACTTCGGAATTTTGGCTACATCTCCTTGGCTTTTCCAGACGCCAGAGCTTCTATGCTGTTCTCCATTTCTGTGACTtgcgaaaaagaaaagttcCCCACTGCATAAACTTTGCGCCATAACGTTCATTTGCGCCATACCAATTTGTATTTCTGATTAGTTAtccttcttctgaattgtGGAAATTTCtatacaattcttctttacCTTCTAGTATAAGGAGAGTGGAAAAGACTATAACAAGATCCAAATATACTTGTTGTCTTTTACTGTGTGAAACATTTCACGTTTGCGCTGCTGATTTACCCGTACTTGACAAGTCATCAGATATCCTATAGACACAGCAGACATAACATAATAGCAAACCAAGAATTTGTATAAGCCTATATCATCTTGCACTATCTATCCCATTCCTATACTTATAGCTGTCCAGACCATTGACATCTAATAGACATATCGTAGACAACACAGACACATAACATCCCTTGAGATTAACACAAATATCATAATAAAATGCCCTCCGTCGACCAAGGTGCTTCCACCATATCATCTTCCATTTCATTGGTGAAAACCATCATTGGAGCAGGCTTGCTTTCAATGCCTCTCGCATTTTCCACTGATGGTCTTGTTGCGGGAGTTCTCATTATTCTCCTAGCAGCCTTCACATCAGGCTACGggctctttcttcaagccTACACCTCCAAATACGTACCAACAGGACATGCTActtttttcaacttgtgtTCGGTGACTTACCCCAGTTTGTCTGTAGTGTTTGACATTGCTATTGCCGTTCAATGTTTTGGCTGCGCCTTGTCGTACTTGGTTTTAATCGGAGACATAACCCCAACCATCGTCACTTACGTTCCTTATATAGACCCAGGCAACTACAGAACATTCTGGATCTTGGTTTCGACACTTGTGTGTGTTCCCCTTTCGTTTCTCAAGAACTTAGACTCGTTGAAGTACACCTCTGTGCTCGGATTGGTGGCTATTCTCTATATGTCGATTCTTGTCGTCAGccacttcttcattggtgaTGTTCCTCAAGAACTCAAGGGCAATATTACCTTGATGCCTCCCAATGTTTCTGGTGTGTTCAGTACGTTTTCGATTATCGTGTTTGCTTTCACTGGCCACCAGAACATGTTTTCCATCGTAAATGAAGCCGGAGATAAGTCGTTGTCCAGTCTTACACGTCTTGTAAATAACGCCATTCTCATCTCATCgggtttcttcatcttaGTCGGTATCACCGGATATCTTACATTTGGTGATAACGTAAATGGTAACGTAATTTTGCTGTACGCTGATGGATGGACTACTGCCTTGGGACGATTCTGTATTGTCTTCATGGTGATCTTCTCATTCCCCTTGATGATCCACCCAGCTAGAATCTCTGTTAACAACATATTCTACTGGACCAAAATTAACGTATTTCATGGTCATGAAGACATAAATGCTACTCTTACAACTTCTGCTACAGAGAGCTCTACCTTGTTAGGCAGTGACCCCAGCCAAGAATCGTTGGAGACAGCGGCtgcaaagaaagaatctcACATTGTGCCGTTCTCTCACAAAACTTTTGTTGTTATCACTaccatcttgttgtttgcCGGTTACACACTTGCCATTAGTATCACATCGTTTGCGTTGGTGTTGGCCATTGTAGGAGCCACTGGATCGACGGCCATCTCGTTTATTTTGCCAGGTTTGTTCGGTTACAAGTTGATTGGCTCTGAGCTGGACGACCCTAGCATTCTTGAGACTGTTTTCAAGAACCTTTCTTTGGCTTTGACCATATGGGGCTTTGTGGTGATGGTGTTGTGTTTGTACACCAGCTTATTCTTGAACCAGGTTTAGAAATGAGGGAGGCTACTTACTGAAAGACAGAAaacacagaagaagagacaaAAGAATCTACAGACAGAAGACTAGAAGCCTTAGGGGTTTACAGTTTAGATTGATTGGTTCAATAAAATTCACCAGGCCAATTGAACGAACGCCGAGACTACAGTACATATAATATTTTTATATATGGGACCCATATAAATAGTATGAATTGGCGATTCTAAACCAGCAATATCGTAAATAGAGCTTAGGAATTCTTAAAGTCGTCTAATATTTATCTGAGAAATCTACTCACTGAAAATATTGACGTGCTAAAAAATAATCTCCacaaaatcaaataaaTCACTACTTCTAAAACTAAAACATCTATAATTATTTCTTCCAGCTTCTTTccctttctttttcttctctaaaTCCAATGTCGTGTGAGCAAGAGCATTTCCACTCTCACAGCCATGGTGGACATGATGGAGATGATGATGGCCACAGTCACAGCCACAGCCATGGTGATGATGGTCACCAGCACATTGCTCCTATTCCAACAAACGCTTCGCAATCGTTGCTTTCCAAGATAGACACCACTAAAGTAACAGCTTTGAACATGGCAAATCCTCCTGACGAGGCTGCTAAGTTGTTCAGACGCCCGGAAGAAAGATACCGCTTGAAACCAGTTGTCAAGTCCGACTGCGACGCTCAACTTATCATCAATATACCCTTTCTCAATGCTTCAGCTAAGATATTCTCCTTGATCTTGAGAACTAACGGTGACAAATTCTGTCCGAAAACCATaaaacttttcaagaacgatTCGAATATCGACTTCGACAACGTCGAGACAAAAAAGCCGACATTTGTCATAACTCATCCTCGCATCGGAGTGTTGTACAACGACGAcggaaatgaagaaatccCGGAATCTGTAGAAAATGACAACGAGTTTGTAGAGCATTACTTGCCACGTCACATCTTCACGGGAGTCCAGCAGTTGTCAGTGTTTATTGAAAACATCtacgatgaagacgaagaagaggagaGCCATTTGCATTATATAGAGCTCAGAGGTGAGTACACTGAATTGAACAGAGAGCCAGTGATTACTTTGTACGAGCTGGCAGCAAACCCTGCCGATCACAAAAACTTGACAAAAGTCGAGTACTCCAATggatttgaatttggaagtTAGAAATATAAAGACAGACAAAATTGACAGATGGCACTCTCAAAATGATGCTAGTCATCTACAAGCAAGAGGTCAAAGATTACAATTCAAACAAGATTAAGATTATGAAATGTGTTGATGAAGCACATATATTCAGACAATCAGAAGACAACGAAATCTTCTTGACATGGCATCGAAACAAATATCCCACATAAGTAGAAAGTTCTATGCGTGTATGgttcattttgcaattgtgaTGTATGCGGGACGTCGTCTCTACTGGTAATGACGAAACGATCTCCTGATTTCACGGTGTGTCAAATGACGCGAAGAAGTCCCGGTTAGCTCCTGATGATACTGTTACGAGCTGCCCTGGGAACTACACACGCTatgaagaagtggaagaaggTTAGCACAAAACGGTTAAGAGAGATACGACGGAAACATGAAGCACTCTATATTATTAAACGAAGACGTAGAGAATGTATAGGCATCTGAATGTTATGATCTTCTGACAATATGAGATTGCAAAGAACAATGTGAGAGTCTGTGCTCGTATGGAGAAACGACATACTCTAAACTACATTAAAATTAGATGCTATTTAACAATGCGGTAACTTAAATGAACAGTTTAGTTCCGTCAGAAAGATGATCGTAGGTGTTGAGTAATCGATTAGTTAAGCAACAATTGAGCTTAATCTGTGCTAATCTGGACTAAAATCTATGATAATAGATTCCAGCGAAGTTATAATCATGCtagagtgaaaaattcagatTAAGTGGTGCGATTGAACTGAGATGTTATATGGTAGGAGATACGATTGAGCAAGTGAGCACCGAAATGTGCCAATTGACAGAATGGGCCAAAATACGAAAGCACATTGCCCTGATTCTTTACCTGATAGAATATTAAGCATCACCACCACATCCTCTCTGCCATCATACCACTATATTCATCTATTATCCATTATCACGTGCTTCGTCCCAGAGAAGTCCGAAGTCCCGAAATTCCTCTGGTGATGCGCACTTTCTCAGTTCCGGGAGAAACGAGGGTGCGATTCGACGATTTCCACCACAGTTATAGGATGATTTAATCTTGTTCACTTTTCCAaaacttcttttcctcaATTGACTCTTTTCCTCAATTGTTAGCCAATTACAACCTACATTTACTACAATGCCAAAGTTAGTTTTAGTCAGACACGGTCAATCCGAATGGAACGAAAAGAACTTGTTCACAGGTTGGGTGGATGTTCGTTTATCTGAGACTGGTGAAAAGGAAGCCAAGAGAGCCggtgaattgttgaaggaagctGGTATTGTTGCTGACATCTTGTACACCTCCAAGTTGTCCAGAGCCATCCAGACTGCCAACATTGCTCTTGAGTCTGCTGACCAATTGTACATTCCTGTCAAGAGATCGTGGAGATTGAACGAAAGACACTACGGTGCCTTGCAAGGAAAGGACAAGGCCCAGACCTTGGAAACCTACGGTAAAGAACAATTCCAGACCTGGAGAAGATCTTTCGATGTTCCACCTCCACCAATTGAAGACGATTCTGAATTCTCGCAATTTGGTGATGTCAGATACAAGGAAATCGACCCAGCTGTCTTGCCAAAGACCGAATCCTTGGCTTTGGTCATTGACAGATTGTTGCCATACTGGCAAGACGAAATTGCCGGTGACTTGTTGGATGGCAAGACCGTCTTGATTGCTGCCCACGGTAACTCCTTGAGAGCCTTGGTCAAGCacttggacaagatctCCGACGAAGAGATTGCTGGCTTGAACATTCCAACCGGTATCCCATTGGTTTACGAATTGGACgaaaagttgcaaccaaCCAAGCCAGCTTACTACTTGGACccagaagctgctgctgccggTGCTGCTGCCGTTGCTGCCCAAGGTACCAAGAAGTAACCTGACAAATTAGTAGAGAGTTGAATGTAGACCTATAATTGATTTGTAGACAAATATATGAGGTTACTACTGAAATTTCCTTTATCATCTCCAGCGAAAAACATTGAAGACTGCCAattgaagttcttttcGACGCTGAATAGAATCACTCTAAGTAAATGTTGCGAAGGGATTGTGAATCAGAATACTGTATTCGTATTTATTCGCATCGATTTGCGTAGCTAAGAAAGCCACATTCAGCATACAAAATTCATAAGTAGCAGTTCTTCAGTAATAATGAACTGATTAAATACTTCAATCCTAGATATTTTATATCAATATGTACCTTTGCAATTTGTGTATTATCGCTCTATTATAATTTCTCTCCATTTTCATCCttccatagttaagcttTCAGGCTGGCATCTTAGCTGTACTGTCGCAACCGAAAAAAGTACCAACAAGTGCatcagaaaatgaaaataaatcagcatcttcatctttgatTCAACCAAACACATTAAAAGAACAGCAACCTATTGTATTGCAGCCTTTGTCTGTCACACATACAAAGCACAGTTAGTGGTAGATCGAAGAAAACCTACTGATTCTAACGATAGTTCCTATACTTTGATTCAAAAGTAGTTCACTAGAAATCTTACATAGTATAAGAATCTGTTCAACAAGCACAATTACATTTCAATCGCTTGatcgttttcttcatcaattcattgaagaacatcTATTATCATTTACGGTTGTAGCGGATTgccaaaaaaaaatataatTTAGTTATTCATTATTCATTGAATTCACATTTATACTCCTAAGATATGTTTGGTTCCAATAACGACCCACAAAAACCACCTGCTTTCAGTTTCGGAAACCCATCCACTTCCAACACCTCTGGTGAAGCCCTGAAACCACCTGCCTTCAGTTTTGGAGCTCCTTCCACGTCTAATACTTCTGGTGATGCTTCCAAACCTCCAGCCTTTAGTTTTGGCTCAGGTGCCTCCAAGCCTCTGGGATTTGGTTCCCTTAACAGTAGCGGCACTTCTACACCCGCATTTGGAACATCAGGTCCCTCTTTTGGAacttctggctctggttcTACTAGTGCTTTTGGAGCTTCTGCTAAGGACAACACTGCTGCTCCTTCTGGTGGCTTGTTTGGATCTTCTAACGCAGGCACTTCCACCCCTTTTGGACAAGCTTCAAACGCTCCTCCAGCTAGTGGAAGTCTCTTTGGAACTAGCAACAGTAATACGTCTACAACTCTAGCACCTTCGGGAGGTTTGTTTGGTAAAAAAGACGACAAACCTGCGACACCTGCTGCTGATTCTGGCGCTTTGTTCAGTTCGGCATCGACAACTACAGGAAATACTGGTTTTAGTTTTGGGcagaaaccagaagaaaagaagaccACGGGCTCTGTAACTCCGTTCtccacttcttctacacCTCAATTGGGTGATGGATCCTCTACTTTTGGTGCCAGTTCCAAACCTGCTGAAGGAGGCGAGAAGCCAGCATTCAGCTTTGGTGCACCTAAGACGGCTGCTTCAGACAAACCAGCAGTGTCGTTTAGTACAACCTTAAACAGCAGCGACTCTAATATTCCTAAACTTGCTTTAGGAACGTCAACTATAGATGAGACTAAAAAAGATTCGGAAGCTTCGAAGCCTGCCTTTTCTTTTGGTGGTGCAGCCAAATCTACGACAGCTCCTGGTGGTTTATTCGGTGGAAGTgctccttcttcatcttcttccgGTGGGGGATTTTCATTTGGTGGTAATAAGGacgaagagaagaaagacgaCAAGCCTGCCTCTGGTGGATTATTTGCTAGTAGTACGTCTTCTGCAGCTCCCGCTGCCGCAGGTGgtttttcttttggaaccaaatctgaagaaaagaaagatgatAAACCAGCTGCTGGTGGATTGTTTGGGGGAAGTAGTTCTACACAAGGCGGGTTTTCATTTGGCGCCAAGAAGGATGAAACCAAAAAAGATGACAAACCAGCCACTCTGGGATTTTCGTTTGGAGCAAAGGATAATGAAGGAAAGAGTGATAAGGCTACCTCTTCAGGATTCTCTTTTGGCAAGCAGAAGGACGACAACAAAAccagtgaaaaatcaacaactggaGGTTTCTCTTTTGGAACTaagaaagatgaagaaaagaaggattCCGCTCCTGCTGGACCTTCTGGAGGATTCAGTCTTGGTGCCAAAAAGTCAGATGAAACTACTGATGCTAAAAAGACTGAAGTTACAG from Scheffersomyces stipitis CBS 6054 chromosome 2, complete sequence encodes the following:
- the NSP1 gene encoding Nucleoporin NSP1 (Nuclear pore protein NSP1) (Nucleoskeletal-like protein) (p110) (go_component nuclear pore~go_funtion structural constituent of nuclear pore); amino-acid sequence: MFGSNNDPQKPPAFSFGNPSTSNTSGEASKPPAFSFGAPSTSNTSGDASKPPAFSFGSGASKPSGFGSLNSSGTSTPAFGTSGPSFGTSGSGSTSAFGASAKDNTAAPSGGLFGSSNAGTSTPFGQASNAPPASGSLFGTSNSNTSTTLAPSGGLFGKKDDKPATPAADSGALFSSASTTTGNTGFSFGQKPEEKKTTGSVTPFSTSSTPQLGDGSSTFGASSKPAEGGEKPAFSFGAPKTAASDKPAVSFSTTLNSSDSNIPKLALGTSTIDETKKDSEASKPAFSFGGAAKSTTAPGGLFGGKKKDDKPASGGLFASSTSSAAPAAAGGFSFGTKSEEKKDDKPAAGGFSFGAKKDETKKDDKPATSGFSFGAKDNEGKSDKATSSGFSFGKQKDDNKTSEKSTTGGFSFGTKKDEEKKDSAPAGPSGGFSLGAKKSDETTDAKKTEVTGSTATSTTATTTIDPSLKPTKIQPIEVSIDNKTLDELIIKWSKQLAGTSKIFNTYTDKVREWDQQLVVSGDEILRLNQDSIEAEALQSKIDQHLLFVESQQNELEKVLDNYEQQADILLNNIELNSSSNSITNHSADAGGSGSGADDGGSSAGNNGDSSTLSVTDKLREKAYHSAELLDERLDNLGDNLSTLISEINAVSEVFTKNSINEFALPAPANGSQNGSASESKSGNGDENPIEEIVKLLNLHLDNLKYIEDTEEKLKTKINKINNIKKTH